From the Sebastes umbrosus isolate fSebUmb1 chromosome 2, fSebUmb1.pri, whole genome shotgun sequence genome, one window contains:
- the myo5aa gene encoding unconventional myosin-Va isoform X9, producing MSLHAAGGLAQTGAKGHSVREDRDTAMAASELYTKCARVWIPDAEEVWKSAELTKDYKNGDVSLQLTLEDGANIEHKLDPKTKNLPYLRNPDILVGENDLTALSYLHEPAVLHNLKVRFIDSKLIYTYCGIVLVAINPYESLPIYGSDIINAYSGQNMGDMDPHIFAVAEEAYKQMARDERNQSIIVSGESGAGKTVSAKYAMRYFATVSGTTSEANVEQKVLASNPIMEAIGNAKTTRNDNSSRFGKYIEIGFDTRYRIIGANMRTYLLEKSRVVFQADEERNYHIFYQLCASSHLPEFKNLRLSSANDFLYTRQGRSPVIDGVDDTKELSTTRNAFTLLGVNESYQMGLFQVLAAILHLGNVEIKDKDSDSSVIPPNNRHLTAFCELVGVTYQDMSQWLCHRKLKTATETYIKTIPRLQATNARDALSKHIYAKLFNWIVEHVNKALITNFKQHSFIGVLDIYGFETFEINSFEQFCINYANEKLQQQFNMHVFKLEQEEYMREQIPWTLIDFYDNQPCINLIEAKMGVLDLLDEECKMPKGSDDSWAQKLYNTHLKTCSLFEKPRMSNRAFIIQHFADKVEYQCDGFLEKNKDTVNEEQINVLKASKFDLLVELFQDEGKATSPTGQVAGSGGRTRLSIKPAAKGRDKSSKEHKKTVGCQFRNSLHMLMETLNATTPHYVRCIKPNDFKMAFTFDPKRAVQQLRACGVLETIRISAAGFPSRWTYQEFFSRYRVLMKQKDVLQDKKQTCRIVLERLVQDPDKYQFGKTKIFFRAGQVAYLEKLRAEKLRAACIRIQKTIRCWLARKKYLRKRSAAITIQRFTRGYQARCLAKFMRRTQAATIIQKYQRMVVERKRYRQKQAAALVMQTILRAYMARQKYQALLREVKMVIIQKRVRGWLARCWYKRCLESIVYLQCCMRRMKARRELKKLKVEARSVEHFKKLNKGMENKIMQLQRKIDEQNKDHRLTSEKLVGLETTYTTESEKMRGELGRLRGVEEDAKNKGNQVSSLLEELEKLRKELSSTQKEKKTIEDWAKTYRDEMEKMVSELKEQNGSLKKDKDDLNRSIQEQSQQMTEKMARAIVEETQQLETDLNEERSRYQNLLTEHLRLEEKYDDLKEEVVSSNVHKHGHRRTDSTHSSNESEYTYNSEYAETEEGSRASEDVTRGIDTSLTLKLQKRLTELEQEKQSLRNELENKEDQFQRARARDDVEFKKARGAELEYESLKRQELESENKKLKHDLVEIRQSLLGKAGTGAGAPGSPAYKVVLEQLNASCEELEVRKEEVLILRSQLVSQKEAMHHKDEKETMTEPSVYVEDVSKLKDAGELKQAYVGLKDTNRLLEHQLQTQRRGYDSEVESLRGELQNVKEENNRQQQLLAQNLQLPPEARIEASLQHEITRLTNENLDLMEQLEKQDRTIRKLKKQLKVYSKRIGEMGAGQTEVQTSPGQMVDEPIHPVNIPRREKDFQGMLEYKKEDELKLVKNLILELKPRGVAVNLIPGLPAYILFMCLRHADYVNDDQKVRTLLTSTINSIKKILKKRGDDFETVSFWLANTCRFLHCLKQYSGDEAFMKHNTQRQKEHCLANFDLAEYRQVISDLAIQIYQQLIKCMENFLQPMIVSGMLEHETIQGVSGVKPTGLRKRTSSIAEEGTYTLDSILRQLSAFHSTMCQHGTDPELIKQVVKQQFYIIGAVTLNNLLLRKDMCSWSKGMQIRYNVSQLEEWLRDKGLMICGAKETLEPLIQAAQLLQVKKKTDEDAEAICSMCLALTTAQIVKVLNLYTPVNEFEERVSVSFIRTIQTRLRDRCESPQLLMDTKMIYPVTFPFSPSSLALETIQIPGSLNLAFLTRV from the exons GAATCGTTCTGGTGGCCATCAACCCGTATGAGTCGCTGCCAATCTACGGGTCAGACATCATCAATGCCTACAGCGGTCAGAATATGGGAGACATGGACCCGCATATCTTCGCTGTGGCAGAGGAGGCTTACAAACAGATGgccag GGACGAGAGGAACCAGTCGATCATTGTGAGCGGGGAGTCCGGAGCAGGAAAGACGGTATCAGCCAAATACGCCATGAGATACTTCGCCACGGTCAGCGGCACCACCAGCGAGGCCAACGTGGAGCAGAAAGTCTTGGCTTCCAACCCCATCATGGAG gCCATTGGAAATGCAAAGACCACCCGAAATGACAACAGCAGTCGCTTTGGGAAATACATCGAGATCGGCTTCGACACCCGCTACCGTATCATCGGCGCCAACATGAGAACATACCTGCTGGAGAAATCACGAGTGGTGTTTCAG GCGGACGAGGAGAGGAATTATCATATCTTCTATCAGCTCTGTGCATCGTCACATCTGCCTGAGTTCAAGAATCTGAGGCTGA GCAGTGCAAACGACTTCTTGTACACCAGGCAGGGCCGCAGCCCCGTTATCGACGGCGTGGACGACACCAAGGAGCTGTCCACCACTCGCAATGCCTTCACATTGCTCG GTGTTAATGAGTCCTATCAGATGGGATTGTTCCAGGTTTTGGCTGCTATTCTTCATCTGGGAAACGTGGAGATAAAGGACAAAGACTCAGACAGCAGCGTCATTCCT CCCAACAATCGCCACCTGACAGCGTTCTGCGAGTTGGTAGGCGTGACCTACCAGGACATGTCTCAGTGGCTGTGCCACAGGAAGCTGAAGACGGCCACAGAGACGTACATCAAGACCATCCCCCGCCTGCAGGCCACCAACGCACGTGACGCACTGTCCAAACACATTTACGCCAAGCTCTTCAACTGGATCGTTGAGCACGTTAACAAAGCCCTCATCACCAATTTCAAACAGCACTCCTTCATCGGGGTCCTCGACATCTACGG GTTTGAGACGTTTGAGATCAACAGCTTTGAGCAGTTCTGTATCAACTACGCTAATGAGAAACTCCAGCAACAGTTCAACATG catgtgttcaagctggagcaggaggagtACATGAGGGAGCAGATCCCCTGGACTCTGATCGACTTCTACGACAATCAGCCCTGCATCAACCTCATAGAAGCCAAGATGGGCGTCCTGGACCTGTTGGACGAGGAGTGCAAG ATGCCGAAAGGTTCGGATGACTCGTGGGCTCAGAAGCTCTACAACACCCACCTAAAGACCTGCTCCCTCTTCGAGAAGCCACGCATGTCCAACCGCGCTTTCATCATTCAACATTTTGCTGACAAG GTGGAATACCAGTGTGACGGTTTCCTGGAGAAGAACAAGGACACGGTGAATGAAGAGCAGATCAACGTGCTGAAGGCTAGCAAG tttgacctgctggtggagcTGTTCCAGGACGAGGGGAAAGCCACCAGCCCCACTGGTCAGGTCGCTGGCAGCGGAGGCCGGACCCGCCTCAGCATCAAACCTGCCGCGAAGGGCCGCGACAAGAGCAGCAAGGAGCACAAGAAGACTGTTGGCTGCCAG TTTCGTAACTCGCTGCACATGCTGATGGAAACTTTGAACGCAACCACTCCGCACTATGTCCGCTGCATCAAACCCAACGACTTCAAGATGGCCTTCAC GTTTGATCCTAAACGTGCGGTGCAGCAGCTCAGAGCCTGCGGTGTTCTGGAAACCATCCGCATCTCTGCTGCAGGTTTCCCATCCAG atgGACGTACCAGGAGTTCTTCAGCCGTTACAGAGTGCTGATGAAGCAGAAGGACGTGTTACAAGATAAGAAGCAGACCTGCAGAATTGTTCTGGAGCGACTGGTGCAG GACCCGGATAAATACCAGTTTGGTAAGACCAAGATCTTCTTCAGGGCCGGCCAGGTCGCCTACCTGGAGAAGCTGAGGGCGGAGAAGTTGCGTGCCGCCTGCATTCGCATCCAGAAAACCATCCGCTGCTGGCTGGCGCGCAAGAAGTATCTGCGCAAGCGCAGCGCTGCCATCACCATCCAGAGGTTCACCAGAGGATACCAGGCTCGCTG CCTGGCCAAGTTCATGCGTCGCACGCAGGCGGCTACAATCATCCAGAAATACCAGAGGATGGTCGTGGAGAGGAAACGCTACAGGCAGAAGCAGGCTGCCGCTCTGGTCATGCAGACGATCCTCAGAGCTTACATGGCCCGGCAGAAGTACCAGGCG ttACTGCGGGAGGTCAAGATGGTGATCATTCAGAAGCGCGTCCGTGGCTGGTTGGCTCGGTGCTGGTACAAGCGCTGCCTCGAATCCATCGTCTACCTGCAGTGCTGCATGCGCAGGATGAAGGCCAGACGCGAGTTGAAGAAGCTAAAGGTCGAGGCTCGCTCAGTGGAGCACTTCAAGAAACTCAACAAAGGCATGGAGAACAAGATCATGCAGCTGCAGAGGAAAATCGACGAGCAG AACAAGGACCACCGCTTGACAAGCGAGAAGCTAGTCGGTCTGGAGACTACCTACACGACGGAGAGCGAGAAGATGCGTGGCGAGCTGGGCCGGCTGCGAGGGGTAGAAGAGGACGCCAAGAACAAAGGCAACCAGGTGTCCTcgctgctggaggagctggagaagcTGAGGAAGGAGCTGAgctccacacagaaggagaagaagaccaTCGAGGACTGGGCGAAAACCTACAGGGACGAAATGGAGAAA atgGTCTCGGAGCTGAAGGAGCAGAACGGCTCGCTGAAGAAAGACAAGGACGACTTGAACAGGTCGATTCAGGAACAGAGTCAGCAGATGACAG AGAAAATGGCCCGTGCGATAGTGGAGGAGACTCAGCAGCTGGAGACGGATCTGAACGAGGAGCGATCTCGCTACCAGAATCTCCTGACAGAACACCTTCGCCTCGAGGAGAAATACGACGACTTGAAGGAGGAGGTGGTTTCCTCG AACGTCCACAAGCATGGCCACAGGAGAACAGATTCCACCCACAGCAGCAACGAATCAGAGTACACCTACAATTCAGAGTATGCCGAAACGGAAGAAGGTTCCCGTGCCTCCGAA GATGTGACACGAGGAATAGACACCTCGCTGACTCTCAAGCTGCAGAAACGTCTCACAGAACTCGAGCAAGAGAAGCAGTCGCTGCGCAACGAACTGGAAAACAAAGAGGACCAGTTCCAGCGGGCTAGAGCCAGG GATGACGTAGAGTTTAAAAAGGCTCGCGGTGCAGAGCTGGAGTACGAGTCCCTGAAG CGTCAGGAGCTGGAGTCGGAGAACAAGAAACTGAAACATGACCTGGTGGAGATTAGACAAAGCCTGCTGGGTAAAGCAGGTACAGGCGCCGGGGCCCCGGGCTCGCCAGCTTACAAGGTGGTGTTGGAGCAGCTCAACGCCTCCTGCGAGGAGCTGGAGGTCCGTAAGGAGGAGGTGCTGATCCTGCGCTCCCAGCTGGTCAGCCAGAAGGAAGCCATGCACCACAAG GATGAGAAG GAGACCATGACCGAGCCTTCTGTCTATGTCGAGGACGTGTCCAAACTGAAGGACGCTGGTGAACTCAAGCAAGCTTACGTAGGCCTCAAAGACACCAACAG GTTACTGGAGCACCAGCTGCAGACTCAGCGGAGAGGTTACGATAGCGAGGTGGAGTCGTTGCGCGGCGAGCTGCAGAATGTCAAGGAGGAGAACAACCGTCAGCAGCAGCTCTTGGCCCAAAACCTCCAGCTGCCTCCGGAGGCCCGAATCGAAGCCAGTCTGCAACACGAGATCACTCGGCTCACCAACGAGAACCTG GATCTAATGGAGCAGCTGGAGAAGCAGGACCGAACCATCCGCAAGCTCAAGAAGCAGCTGAAGGTTTACTCCAAGAGGATCGGAGAGATGGGGG CGGGTCAAACCGAGGTACAGACGTCTCCGGGACAGATGGTGGATGAGCCGATTCACCCCGTCAACATTCCCCGCAGGGAGAAAGATTTCCAAGGGATGCTGGAGTACAAGAAGGAGGATGAGCTCAAGCTGGTCAAGAATCTCATCCTCG AGCTGAAGCCTCGTGGTGTAGCCGTGAATCTGATCCCAGGTCTGCCAGCCTACATCCTGTTCATGTGTCTGAGACATGCGGACTACGTCAACGATGACCAGAAGGTCCGCACCCTGCTCACCTCAACCATCAACAGTATTAAGAAGATCCTAAag AAACGAGGAGACGACTTTGAGACGGTCTCCTTCTGGTTGGCTAACACCTGCCGCTTCTTACACTGTCTGAAACAATACAGCGGAGACGAG GCCTTCATGAAGcacaacacacagaggcagaaaGAACACTGTCTGGCCAACTTCGACCTGGCAGAGTACAGACAGGTGATCAGTGACCTGGCCATCCAGATCTACCAGCAGCTGATCAAATGCATGGAGAACTTCCTCCAGCCCATGAtag TCTCTGGCATGCTGGAACACGAGACCATCCAGGGCGTGTCGGGCGTGAAGCCCACGGGTCTCCGGAAGCGGACATCTAGTATCGCTGAAGAGGGCACCTACACTCTGGACTCCATCCTGCGGCAGCTCAGCGCCTTCCACTCCACCATGTGCCAGCACGGCACCGACCCCGAGCTCATCAAGCAGGTGGTGAAGCAGCAGTTTTACATCATCGGAGCCGTCACCCTCAACAACCTGCTGCTGCGCAAGGACATGTGCTCCTGGAGCAAAGGCATGCAGATCAG gtacAATGTGAGCCAGCTGGAGGAGTGGCTCAGAGACAAAGGTCTGATGATATGCGGAGCCAAGGAGACTCTGGAGCCTCTGATCCAGGCCGCTCAGCTGCtgcaggtgaagaagaagactgaCGAGGATGCCGAGGCCATCTGCTCCATGTGCCTGGCCCTCACCACCGCTCAG ATCGTGAAGGTCCTGAACCTCTACACTCCCGTCAACGAGTTTGAGGAAAGAGTATCAGTCTCATTCATAAGAACCATACAG ACTCGCTTGCGAGACCGTTGTGAGAGTCCCCAGTTGCTGATGGACACGAAGATGATTTACCCGGTCACGTTCCCGTTCAGCCCTTCCTCCCTCGCCCTGGAAACCATCCAGATCCCCGGCTCGCTCAACCTGGCGTTCCTCACCCGCGTCTAA
- the myo5aa gene encoding unconventional myosin-Va isoform X7: MSLHAAGGLAQTGAKGHSVREDRDTAMAASELYTKCARVWIPDAEEVWKSAELTKDYKNGDVSLQLTLEDGANIEHKLDPKTKNLPYLRNPDILVGENDLTALSYLHEPAVLHNLKVRFIDSKLIYTYCGIVLVAINPYESLPIYGSDIINAYSGQNMGDMDPHIFAVAEEAYKQMARDERNQSIIVSGESGAGKTVSAKYAMRYFATVSGTTSEANVEQKVLASNPIMEAIGNAKTTRNDNSSRFGKYIEIGFDTRYRIIGANMRTYLLEKSRVVFQADEERNYHIFYQLCASSHLPEFKNLRLSSANDFLYTRQGRSPVIDGVDDTKELSTTRNAFTLLGVNESYQMGLFQVLAAILHLGNVEIKDKDSDSSVIPPNNRHLTAFCELVGVTYQDMSQWLCHRKLKTATETYIKTIPRLQATNARDALSKHIYAKLFNWIVEHVNKALITNFKQHSFIGVLDIYGFETFEINSFEQFCINYANEKLQQQFNMHVFKLEQEEYMREQIPWTLIDFYDNQPCINLIEAKMGVLDLLDEECKMPKGSDDSWAQKLYNTHLKTCSLFEKPRMSNRAFIIQHFADKVEYQCDGFLEKNKDTVNEEQINVLKASKKFDLLVELFQDEGKATSPTGQVAGSGGRTRLSIKPAAKGRDKSSKEHKKTVGCQFRNSLHMLMETLNATTPHYVRCIKPNDFKMAFTFDPKRAVQQLRACGVLETIRISAAGFPSRWTYQEFFSRYRVLMKQKDVLQDKKQTCRIVLERLVQDPDKYQFGKTKIFFRAGQVAYLEKLRAEKLRAACIRIQKTIRCWLARKKYLRKRSAAITIQRFTRGYQARCLAKFMRRTQAATIIQKYQRMVVERKRYRQKQAAALVMQTILRAYMARQKYQALLREVKMVIIQKRVRGWLARCWYKRCLESIVYLQCCMRRMKARRELKKLKVEARSVEHFKKLNKGMENKIMQLQRKIDEQNKDHRLTSEKLVGLETTYTTESEKMRGELGRLRGVEEDAKNKGNQVSSLLEELEKLRKELSSTQKEKKTIEDWAKTYRDEMEKMVSELKEQNGSLKKDKDDLNRSIQEQSQQMTEKMARAIVEETQQLETDLNEERSRYQNLLTEHLRLEEKYDDLKEEVVSSNVHKHGHRRTDSTHSSNESEYTYNSEYAETEEGSRASEDVTRGIDTSLTLKLQKRLTELEQEKQSLRNELENKEDQFQRARARDDVEFKKARGAELEYESLKRQELESENKKLKHDLVEIRQSLLGKAGTGAGAPGSPAYKVVLEQLNASCEELEVRKEEVLILRSQLVSQKEAMHHKDEKETMTEPSVYVEDVSKLKDAGELKQAYVGLKDTNRLLEHQLQTQRRGYDSEVESLRGELQNVKEENNRQQQLLAQNLQLPPEARIEASLQHEITRLTNENLDLMEQLEKQDRTIRKLKKQLKVYSKRIGEMGAGQTEVQTSPGQMVDEPIHPVNIPRREKDFQGMLEYKKEDELKLVKNLILELKPRGVAVNLIPGLPAYILFMCLRHADYVNDDQKVRTLLTSTINSIKKILKKRGDDFETVSFWLANTCRFLHCLKQYSGDEAFMKHNTQRQKEHCLANFDLAEYRQVISDLAIQIYQQLIKCMENFLQPMIVSGMLEHETIQGVSGVKPTGLRKRTSSIAEEGTYTLDSILRQLSAFHSTMCQHGTDPELIKQVVKQQFYIIGAVTLNNLLLRKDMCSWSKGMQIRYNVSQLEEWLRDKGLMICGAKETLEPLIQAAQLLQVKKKTDEDAEAICSMCLALTTAQIVKVLNLYTPVNEFEERVSVSFIRTIQTRLRDRCESPQLLMDTKMIYPVTFPFSPSSLALETIQIPGSLNLAFLTRV, from the exons GAATCGTTCTGGTGGCCATCAACCCGTATGAGTCGCTGCCAATCTACGGGTCAGACATCATCAATGCCTACAGCGGTCAGAATATGGGAGACATGGACCCGCATATCTTCGCTGTGGCAGAGGAGGCTTACAAACAGATGgccag GGACGAGAGGAACCAGTCGATCATTGTGAGCGGGGAGTCCGGAGCAGGAAAGACGGTATCAGCCAAATACGCCATGAGATACTTCGCCACGGTCAGCGGCACCACCAGCGAGGCCAACGTGGAGCAGAAAGTCTTGGCTTCCAACCCCATCATGGAG gCCATTGGAAATGCAAAGACCACCCGAAATGACAACAGCAGTCGCTTTGGGAAATACATCGAGATCGGCTTCGACACCCGCTACCGTATCATCGGCGCCAACATGAGAACATACCTGCTGGAGAAATCACGAGTGGTGTTTCAG GCGGACGAGGAGAGGAATTATCATATCTTCTATCAGCTCTGTGCATCGTCACATCTGCCTGAGTTCAAGAATCTGAGGCTGA GCAGTGCAAACGACTTCTTGTACACCAGGCAGGGCCGCAGCCCCGTTATCGACGGCGTGGACGACACCAAGGAGCTGTCCACCACTCGCAATGCCTTCACATTGCTCG GTGTTAATGAGTCCTATCAGATGGGATTGTTCCAGGTTTTGGCTGCTATTCTTCATCTGGGAAACGTGGAGATAAAGGACAAAGACTCAGACAGCAGCGTCATTCCT CCCAACAATCGCCACCTGACAGCGTTCTGCGAGTTGGTAGGCGTGACCTACCAGGACATGTCTCAGTGGCTGTGCCACAGGAAGCTGAAGACGGCCACAGAGACGTACATCAAGACCATCCCCCGCCTGCAGGCCACCAACGCACGTGACGCACTGTCCAAACACATTTACGCCAAGCTCTTCAACTGGATCGTTGAGCACGTTAACAAAGCCCTCATCACCAATTTCAAACAGCACTCCTTCATCGGGGTCCTCGACATCTACGG GTTTGAGACGTTTGAGATCAACAGCTTTGAGCAGTTCTGTATCAACTACGCTAATGAGAAACTCCAGCAACAGTTCAACATG catgtgttcaagctggagcaggaggagtACATGAGGGAGCAGATCCCCTGGACTCTGATCGACTTCTACGACAATCAGCCCTGCATCAACCTCATAGAAGCCAAGATGGGCGTCCTGGACCTGTTGGACGAGGAGTGCAAG ATGCCGAAAGGTTCGGATGACTCGTGGGCTCAGAAGCTCTACAACACCCACCTAAAGACCTGCTCCCTCTTCGAGAAGCCACGCATGTCCAACCGCGCTTTCATCATTCAACATTTTGCTGACAAG GTGGAATACCAGTGTGACGGTTTCCTGGAGAAGAACAAGGACACGGTGAATGAAGAGCAGATCAACGTGCTGAAGGCTAGCAAG AAG tttgacctgctggtggagcTGTTCCAGGACGAGGGGAAAGCCACCAGCCCCACTGGTCAGGTCGCTGGCAGCGGAGGCCGGACCCGCCTCAGCATCAAACCTGCCGCGAAGGGCCGCGACAAGAGCAGCAAGGAGCACAAGAAGACTGTTGGCTGCCAG TTTCGTAACTCGCTGCACATGCTGATGGAAACTTTGAACGCAACCACTCCGCACTATGTCCGCTGCATCAAACCCAACGACTTCAAGATGGCCTTCAC GTTTGATCCTAAACGTGCGGTGCAGCAGCTCAGAGCCTGCGGTGTTCTGGAAACCATCCGCATCTCTGCTGCAGGTTTCCCATCCAG atgGACGTACCAGGAGTTCTTCAGCCGTTACAGAGTGCTGATGAAGCAGAAGGACGTGTTACAAGATAAGAAGCAGACCTGCAGAATTGTTCTGGAGCGACTGGTGCAG GACCCGGATAAATACCAGTTTGGTAAGACCAAGATCTTCTTCAGGGCCGGCCAGGTCGCCTACCTGGAGAAGCTGAGGGCGGAGAAGTTGCGTGCCGCCTGCATTCGCATCCAGAAAACCATCCGCTGCTGGCTGGCGCGCAAGAAGTATCTGCGCAAGCGCAGCGCTGCCATCACCATCCAGAGGTTCACCAGAGGATACCAGGCTCGCTG CCTGGCCAAGTTCATGCGTCGCACGCAGGCGGCTACAATCATCCAGAAATACCAGAGGATGGTCGTGGAGAGGAAACGCTACAGGCAGAAGCAGGCTGCCGCTCTGGTCATGCAGACGATCCTCAGAGCTTACATGGCCCGGCAGAAGTACCAGGCG ttACTGCGGGAGGTCAAGATGGTGATCATTCAGAAGCGCGTCCGTGGCTGGTTGGCTCGGTGCTGGTACAAGCGCTGCCTCGAATCCATCGTCTACCTGCAGTGCTGCATGCGCAGGATGAAGGCCAGACGCGAGTTGAAGAAGCTAAAGGTCGAGGCTCGCTCAGTGGAGCACTTCAAGAAACTCAACAAAGGCATGGAGAACAAGATCATGCAGCTGCAGAGGAAAATCGACGAGCAG AACAAGGACCACCGCTTGACAAGCGAGAAGCTAGTCGGTCTGGAGACTACCTACACGACGGAGAGCGAGAAGATGCGTGGCGAGCTGGGCCGGCTGCGAGGGGTAGAAGAGGACGCCAAGAACAAAGGCAACCAGGTGTCCTcgctgctggaggagctggagaagcTGAGGAAGGAGCTGAgctccacacagaaggagaagaagaccaTCGAGGACTGGGCGAAAACCTACAGGGACGAAATGGAGAAA atgGTCTCGGAGCTGAAGGAGCAGAACGGCTCGCTGAAGAAAGACAAGGACGACTTGAACAGGTCGATTCAGGAACAGAGTCAGCAGATGACAG AGAAAATGGCCCGTGCGATAGTGGAGGAGACTCAGCAGCTGGAGACGGATCTGAACGAGGAGCGATCTCGCTACCAGAATCTCCTGACAGAACACCTTCGCCTCGAGGAGAAATACGACGACTTGAAGGAGGAGGTGGTTTCCTCG AACGTCCACAAGCATGGCCACAGGAGAACAGATTCCACCCACAGCAGCAACGAATCAGAGTACACCTACAATTCAGAGTATGCCGAAACGGAAGAAGGTTCCCGTGCCTCCGAA GATGTGACACGAGGAATAGACACCTCGCTGACTCTCAAGCTGCAGAAACGTCTCACAGAACTCGAGCAAGAGAAGCAGTCGCTGCGCAACGAACTGGAAAACAAAGAGGACCAGTTCCAGCGGGCTAGAGCCAGG GATGACGTAGAGTTTAAAAAGGCTCGCGGTGCAGAGCTGGAGTACGAGTCCCTGAAG CGTCAGGAGCTGGAGTCGGAGAACAAGAAACTGAAACATGACCTGGTGGAGATTAGACAAAGCCTGCTGGGTAAAGCAGGTACAGGCGCCGGGGCCCCGGGCTCGCCAGCTTACAAGGTGGTGTTGGAGCAGCTCAACGCCTCCTGCGAGGAGCTGGAGGTCCGTAAGGAGGAGGTGCTGATCCTGCGCTCCCAGCTGGTCAGCCAGAAGGAAGCCATGCACCACAAG GATGAGAAG GAGACCATGACCGAGCCTTCTGTCTATGTCGAGGACGTGTCCAAACTGAAGGACGCTGGTGAACTCAAGCAAGCTTACGTAGGCCTCAAAGACACCAACAG GTTACTGGAGCACCAGCTGCAGACTCAGCGGAGAGGTTACGATAGCGAGGTGGAGTCGTTGCGCGGCGAGCTGCAGAATGTCAAGGAGGAGAACAACCGTCAGCAGCAGCTCTTGGCCCAAAACCTCCAGCTGCCTCCGGAGGCCCGAATCGAAGCCAGTCTGCAACACGAGATCACTCGGCTCACCAACGAGAACCTG GATCTAATGGAGCAGCTGGAGAAGCAGGACCGAACCATCCGCAAGCTCAAGAAGCAGCTGAAGGTTTACTCCAAGAGGATCGGAGAGATGGGGG CGGGTCAAACCGAGGTACAGACGTCTCCGGGACAGATGGTGGATGAGCCGATTCACCCCGTCAACATTCCCCGCAGGGAGAAAGATTTCCAAGGGATGCTGGAGTACAAGAAGGAGGATGAGCTCAAGCTGGTCAAGAATCTCATCCTCG AGCTGAAGCCTCGTGGTGTAGCCGTGAATCTGATCCCAGGTCTGCCAGCCTACATCCTGTTCATGTGTCTGAGACATGCGGACTACGTCAACGATGACCAGAAGGTCCGCACCCTGCTCACCTCAACCATCAACAGTATTAAGAAGATCCTAAag AAACGAGGAGACGACTTTGAGACGGTCTCCTTCTGGTTGGCTAACACCTGCCGCTTCTTACACTGTCTGAAACAATACAGCGGAGACGAG GCCTTCATGAAGcacaacacacagaggcagaaaGAACACTGTCTGGCCAACTTCGACCTGGCAGAGTACAGACAGGTGATCAGTGACCTGGCCATCCAGATCTACCAGCAGCTGATCAAATGCATGGAGAACTTCCTCCAGCCCATGAtag TCTCTGGCATGCTGGAACACGAGACCATCCAGGGCGTGTCGGGCGTGAAGCCCACGGGTCTCCGGAAGCGGACATCTAGTATCGCTGAAGAGGGCACCTACACTCTGGACTCCATCCTGCGGCAGCTCAGCGCCTTCCACTCCACCATGTGCCAGCACGGCACCGACCCCGAGCTCATCAAGCAGGTGGTGAAGCAGCAGTTTTACATCATCGGAGCCGTCACCCTCAACAACCTGCTGCTGCGCAAGGACATGTGCTCCTGGAGCAAAGGCATGCAGATCAG gtacAATGTGAGCCAGCTGGAGGAGTGGCTCAGAGACAAAGGTCTGATGATATGCGGAGCCAAGGAGACTCTGGAGCCTCTGATCCAGGCCGCTCAGCTGCtgcaggtgaagaagaagactgaCGAGGATGCCGAGGCCATCTGCTCCATGTGCCTGGCCCTCACCACCGCTCAG ATCGTGAAGGTCCTGAACCTCTACACTCCCGTCAACGAGTTTGAGGAAAGAGTATCAGTCTCATTCATAAGAACCATACAG ACTCGCTTGCGAGACCGTTGTGAGAGTCCCCAGTTGCTGATGGACACGAAGATGATTTACCCGGTCACGTTCCCGTTCAGCCCTTCCTCCCTCGCCCTGGAAACCATCCAGATCCCCGGCTCGCTCAACCTGGCGTTCCTCACCCGCGTCTAA